A genomic region of Leptolyngbya sp. NIES-2104 contains the following coding sequences:
- a CDS encoding anti-sigma factor: MTQIETLEHNLQQAKLRDQKLRPVLNSLQQPGTRIYSLQGSDRANAASGSLVMSTEQNRAIILVQNLPELPSGQVYRLWARLPSKASLAYCGQFNVNAQGVVQLQPSSICGANPTQMLITLDAIADPTTKGGPVIMQSRV, translated from the coding sequence ATGACCCAGATTGAAACCTTAGAGCACAATCTGCAACAGGCGAAGCTACGAGACCAGAAACTTCGCCCCGTTTTAAATAGCTTGCAACAACCTGGAACGCGCATCTATTCGCTTCAAGGGTCCGATCGAGCAAATGCAGCTTCCGGTAGTTTAGTAATGTCAACAGAACAAAACAGAGCAATTATCCTAGTGCAAAATCTCCCAGAATTGCCATCTGGTCAGGTTTATCGGCTTTGGGCAAGACTTCCGTCAAAAGCATCGCTCGCTTACTGCGGTCAGTTTAATGTCAATGCTCAGGGAGTTGTACAATTGCAGCCTTCTAGCATTTGCGGAGCAAATCCAACTCAGATGTTGATTACCTTAGATGCGATCGCTGATCCCACGACAAAAGGCGGACCCGTGATCATGCAGAGCCGAGTTTAA
- a CDS encoding BCD family MFS transporter — protein sequence MITQPPRIKLLTMFQLGLYQMGLGMMSVLTLGVLNRIMIKELAIPATIAAGAIAVHQFMAPARLWFGQMSDAKPIAGYHRTSYVWMASVLFSLTAFLAVQVMWQVGASLQAVGWTTQTQVWIGVLGLVFALYGLTLSAGSTPFAALLVDVSEEEERSKLVGIVWSMLMVGIVIGAIVTSRLLPAQGAADLEALRPAVNRVFIIIPSVVCGLAILATFGIEKKYSRFRTRTTIRDREDQITLNRAIRVLTASPQTGLFFTFLLFMTVSLFMQDAVMESYGGQVFNMSVSETTRLNAFWGMGTLIGISSAGFAIVPRLGKTRTAKLGCILVAVCMVLIILTGFTANPKLLQSGLFLFGLASGITTTGAISLMLDLTAVETAGTFIGAWGLAQALARALATIFGGGALDIGKSIFSNLTLAYSVVFGIQAIGMLIAVGLLSRVDVKAFRNNTKAAISNILQGELD from the coding sequence ATGATCACGCAACCCCCCAGAATTAAGCTTTTAACCATGTTCCAACTTGGTCTTTATCAAATGGGACTGGGCATGATGTCGGTGTTAACGCTTGGTGTCTTGAACCGAATCATGATTAAAGAATTGGCGATTCCTGCAACGATCGCGGCGGGTGCGATCGCGGTTCATCAATTCATGGCTCCGGCGCGATTGTGGTTTGGGCAGATGTCGGACGCGAAACCGATCGCAGGGTATCATCGCACGAGTTACGTTTGGATGGCATCGGTGTTGTTCTCGCTAACGGCATTTCTCGCGGTTCAGGTGATGTGGCAAGTGGGAGCGAGTTTGCAGGCGGTTGGATGGACGACACAGACACAAGTTTGGATTGGAGTTTTAGGACTTGTGTTTGCTTTGTATGGGTTGACGCTTAGTGCAGGTTCGACTCCATTTGCAGCGCTGTTAGTGGATGTGTCTGAGGAAGAAGAGCGATCGAAACTGGTTGGGATTGTTTGGTCGATGCTGATGGTGGGAATTGTGATTGGCGCGATCGTGACTTCGCGATTGTTACCAGCACAAGGAGCGGCGGATTTAGAAGCGTTACGTCCGGCAGTCAATCGGGTTTTTATCATTATTCCAAGTGTGGTTTGCGGATTGGCGATCTTGGCAACGTTTGGAATTGAGAAGAAGTATTCGCGGTTTAGGACACGGACGACGATTCGCGATCGAGAAGATCAAATTACTTTGAATCGTGCCATTCGGGTGTTAACCGCTTCACCCCAAACCGGGTTATTTTTCACCTTCTTGCTATTCATGACAGTGAGTTTATTTATGCAAGATGCGGTGATGGAATCTTACGGCGGACAAGTGTTTAATATGTCGGTTTCTGAAACGACTCGATTAAATGCATTTTGGGGAATGGGAACGCTGATTGGAATTAGTAGTGCAGGATTCGCGATCGTGCCTCGTCTCGGTAAAACTAGAACCGCAAAACTCGGCTGCATTCTCGTTGCTGTTTGTATGGTCTTGATCATTCTCACGGGCTTTACCGCAAATCCTAAACTACTCCAGAGCGGACTGTTTCTATTCGGATTAGCATCAGGAATCACCACGACGGGTGCAATTAGTTTAATGCTTGATCTCACGGCGGTTGAAACGGCTGGTACATTTATTGGCGCATGGGGATTGGCGCAAGCATTAGCGAGAGCGTTGGCAACAATTTTTGGAGGTGGCGCTTTAGATATAGGCAAAAGTATTTTCTCGAATTTGACGTTAGCGTATTCGGTTGTGTTTGGAATTCAAGCGATCGGAATGTTGATCGCAGTCGGATTACTCAGTCGAGTCGATGTCAAAGCCTTTCGGAACAATACGAAAGCAGCGATTTCTAACATTTTGCAAGGTGAGTTAGATTGA
- a CDS encoding inositol monophosphatase family protein yields MDFSEIKAFSEKLTHEVGVQLLKDFGQVQAAEKADGSLVTQSDRWADEQIRNAIAKTFPDHGVLSEEVEHIFPDRDWCWIVDPLDGTTNFARGLPLWGISIALLYKGTPVFGYVHFPPLNQSFHGFWQGESGLELPTGAFLNDKPIHSSQEALTRNHFFNLCARSTSVLKNPFPAKIRMLGVATYNLLTVAAGATMGGVEATPKIWDIAAVWAIVQAAGAVWYPLQSELIFPLEVGKDYSTRSFPTLVVSREDLISVFEPLVKSIGTK; encoded by the coding sequence ATGGATTTTTCGGAAATTAAAGCTTTTTCAGAAAAGCTCACTCATGAAGTTGGAGTGCAACTGCTGAAAGATTTTGGACAGGTGCAGGCGGCGGAAAAGGCGGATGGGAGCTTAGTTACGCAGTCTGATCGATGGGCAGATGAGCAGATTCGGAACGCGATCGCGAAAACTTTCCCGGATCACGGTGTCCTGAGCGAAGAAGTTGAGCATATATTTCCCGATCGCGATTGGTGCTGGATTGTTGATCCGCTTGATGGCACGACGAATTTTGCGCGTGGATTGCCGTTGTGGGGCATCTCGATCGCGCTTCTGTACAAAGGTACTCCAGTATTCGGCTATGTTCATTTTCCGCCGTTGAATCAATCGTTTCACGGATTTTGGCAAGGTGAATCAGGTTTAGAGTTGCCAACGGGTGCATTTCTCAACGATAAACCGATCCATTCAAGCCAAGAAGCTCTGACTCGCAATCACTTTTTCAATCTCTGTGCTCGTAGTACTTCGGTGTTGAAAAATCCGTTTCCGGCAAAGATTCGGATGCTGGGAGTCGCGACCTATAACTTATTGACAGTAGCAGCAGGCGCAACCATGGGCGGCGTTGAAGCGACTCCGAAAATTTGGGATATTGCGGCAGTTTGGGCGATCGTACAAGCGGCGGGAGCGGTTTGGTATCCGCTGCAATCAGAGCTAATCTTTCCACTCGAAGTGGGAAAAGATTACAGTACGCGATCGTTTCCGACTTTGGTGGTGAGTCGGGAGGATTTGATTTCTGTGTTTGAACCGTTGGTTAAGTCGATTGGCACTAAATAA
- a CDS encoding fasciclin domain-containing protein, which produces MRFTSLSNTVRTLGAIAVLSVLIGTAAEANACPGATGKKTSATPVATRPAQAGTIVEIAAGNPSFSTLVTAVKAAGLTETLSGEGSFTVFAPTNEAFAALPKGTLEKLLQPENRDLLRQVLTYHVVSGDLMAKDLRSGQVATVEGSPVAVQVRNGSVRVNNSNVVKADVDAKNGVIHVIDRVLLPPNL; this is translated from the coding sequence ATGCGATTCACTTCTTTGTCTAACACTGTCCGCACCCTTGGGGCGATCGCTGTGCTCTCTGTTCTGATTGGCACAGCAGCAGAAGCAAACGCTTGCCCCGGTGCGACTGGCAAGAAAACGTCAGCGACTCCTGTAGCAACGCGACCCGCTCAAGCAGGAACGATCGTTGAAATTGCAGCAGGCAATCCTTCTTTCTCAACGTTGGTGACAGCAGTGAAAGCAGCAGGATTAACCGAGACACTTTCTGGCGAAGGTTCTTTCACGGTGTTTGCTCCTACGAATGAAGCCTTTGCAGCCTTGCCAAAGGGAACGCTGGAGAAGTTACTTCAGCCAGAAAATCGCGACTTGCTGCGTCAGGTGCTGACTTACCACGTTGTCTCAGGCGATCTGATGGCGAAGGATCTGCGATCGGGTCAAGTCGCAACTGTGGAAGGTAGCCCCGTTGCAGTTCAGGTCCGAAATGGAAGCGTCAGAGTGAACAATTCCAATGTTGTGAAAGCGGATGTCGATGCGAAGAATGGCGTGATTCATGTCATCGATCGAGTCCTTCTCCCCCCGAATCTATAA